A window from Pseudomonas sp. Tri1 encodes these proteins:
- a CDS encoding transporter substrate-binding domain-containing protein, whose amino-acid sequence MKKALLTLSALALCMAAGVATAKEYKELRFGVDPSYAPFESKAADGSLVGFDIDLGNAICAELKVKCKWVESDFDGMIPGLKANKFDGVISSMTVTPAREKVIDFSSELFSGPTAYVFKKGSGLSEDVASLKGKTVGYEQGTIQEAYAKAVLDKAGVKTQAYQNQDQVYSDLTSGRLDAAIQDMLQAELGFLKSPKGEGYEISKPVDSELLPAKTAVGIKKGNTELKALLDKGIKALHDDGTYATIQKKHFGDLNLYSGK is encoded by the coding sequence ATGAAAAAAGCACTGCTGACCCTTTCTGCACTGGCGTTGTGCATGGCCGCCGGCGTCGCCACGGCCAAGGAATACAAGGAACTGCGTTTTGGTGTCGACCCCTCCTACGCCCCGTTTGAATCCAAGGCCGCCGACGGCAGCCTGGTCGGTTTCGACATTGACCTGGGCAATGCGATCTGCGCGGAACTGAAGGTCAAATGCAAATGGGTCGAAAGCGATTTCGACGGCATGATCCCGGGCCTGAAAGCCAATAAGTTCGACGGCGTGATCTCTTCCATGACCGTGACCCCGGCCCGCGAAAAAGTCATCGACTTCTCCAGCGAGCTGTTCTCCGGCCCGACGGCGTATGTGTTCAAGAAAGGTTCAGGCTTGAGCGAAGACGTTGCCTCGCTCAAAGGCAAAACCGTCGGCTACGAGCAAGGCACCATCCAGGAAGCCTACGCCAAAGCCGTGCTGGACAAGGCCGGCGTCAAGACCCAGGCCTACCAGAACCAGGACCAGGTCTATTCCGACCTGACCTCCGGCCGCCTCGACGCAGCGATCCAGGACATGCTGCAAGCCGAGCTGGGCTTCCTGAAATCGCCAAAAGGCGAAGGCTATGAAATCAGCAAGCCGGTGGACAGCGAATTGCTGCCGGCCAAGACCGCCGTCGGTATCAAGAAAGGTAACACCGAGCTGAAGGCTCTTTTGGACAAAGGTATCAAAGCGTTACACGATGACGGCACCTACGCCACCATCCAGAAAAAACACTTTGGCGATCTGAATCTGTACAGCGGCAAATAA